AGCTGGACCTCTGACAATCGCCCATCGAGATTGAAGCACCCCAAATGCCCATTCGACATATTTTCTTGCGGACTCCAGTCTTTCCTTAAACAACTTCCTCTTGGGATCCTCCGGGCAAGGAAAAGCCTTAACGAAAGTAGCCCACTCACGATATATTCCATCTGTTAGATAATAACCCTTTGTATATACAGTGTTGTTCACCGTGAAATGAATCTCTGGCGCATTTCCTTGCAAGACGTTGTTGAATATGGGAGATTCATATAACATGTTAATATCGTTACGTGAACCGGCAACCCCAAAGAATGCATGCCATATCCACAAGTCATGAGACGCGATCGCTTCAAGCACGATTGTTGGTGACCCATGTCTCTTTGTAAATTGACCTTTCCAAGCAACTGGACAATTTTTCCATTTCCAGTGCATACAATCAAGGCTATCCAACATGCCAAGGAAGCTGTGGCTCTCATCATGCATTTGAAGAAGACGTTGAACATCATCAGCATTTGTTCTTCTCAAGTATCTATCACCAAATATTTCAACCACGTATTCGCAGAACTTGAAAAGACACTTGATGACAGTTGATTCACCCATACGTAGTTACTAATCAAGATTGTCGGCGGGGACTCCGTAAGCCAGTTGACGAATCGCAGCTGTGCATTTTTGTAGTGGTGAAAACTCTTTTCTTCGCACAGCATCGTCCCTCTGTCGAAAAAACATTGAATGATTCTCTAATGCATTCACTATGCTGAGGAATAACTCTTTTTGAATTCGAAATCGTCTTCGAAATATTTCATCGTGATACACCGGGTTCGTAGAAAAATAATCATTAGCGAGCCTCTCATTCATGGCCTCACGATTTCTTTGAATGATCATTCTTTTTCTGCGTGTTTCCCTCCTCTGATATGATTCCATAAGTTCTTGGTGTTGTTGAAGTACCAATGACATCATTTCGTCAACCGGATCATAAGCTTGCTCATCGATTTCAACATGGACTCCGTCTTCGCTTGTCGAGCTAGAATTTGAGCTAGAGTTGCCTGTAGAATGAGACATTTTTGGAGAAAACACGTTTTACTATATGTGTTTGCAAAAAGGTATATTAGTCGAATGAAACTCTCGTAGCACAATgtgtctatatatttttttttccttatgcAACGGCTACTTTGCAATGACTACTTTGCAACGGCTAGTTTTCAACGGATATTTGACAATAACAATTTTGAAAAGATGATAATAATTGAAAATCACATTAATCGAAATGagaaatacaataattaaaaattacaatcacttggaaatataataataataataataataataataataataataataaatgaacGTCGAGTAAATAAGTTGTTCCTCTGTCATCTGCGATGTGTCTTTGTTCAAGATTTCGTACTCCTTCAATTTCAAGCGTCGATTCTTAGCTTCATATCTGGACAAGGCAGTTTTTGCCTTAATCTCCTCTACTTCGAGTTGTTTTTGTTTCAGATCGACTTCGAACTTCTTCACGCTTGTGTACTCGGTGAACTTTGTGAAAATATTGCTGTAGTTTATAGCCAGATCTTCTATGGTCGATTTGACTCtatcttttccatttctttttgCTACCTTTTGTCCCATTGGACGAGTATCTTCATCATCCAGGTCTATGCTCACCTCTTGGTTAGAGGAGGTGTTGCTTGCTCCCGACTCTTAAGTCTTCGTCTTCTTTGTGGCCACATAGTGATCAGTGGACTGTGGAGTAAATATTGGACGGCTTTGACAATTCTCCACACATGCTCGAGATTGAATGCAACACCTTGTTTTCGGATCGATATTTTTCGTACGCAAACCTCAGTATATCTTCGTCACTGTGACCACTTCGATATGAACTGTAAACACTATTATAATTTGAGTTGAATCGATATACCTTCTTTTGGATTGTATTGTGCCAATGTGACTGTATAACATTTGCACTTCTGGTGTTTAAACCTGGGAGACGATTCTTATTGTAGTAGCTTGCAACACGTCCCCAAAAAGCATCCACCTTTTGATCATTGCCGATTATTGGATCATCGCTGATAGTGACAAAACTTTTCGCTAAGACCTCGTCTTCAATCTTTGTCCAACTTGAACGCTTTCTTGAACCCTCAGCATTTGAAACCGTTTTTTCTAAATTGACCACCACAATTGGGGATTCACGATCGGAAAGTTGCATCTCCGGGACAAAAGTTGGAGTTGCGGGTTCATTCGACATCGGAGATGTGAAAGGCATAACATTTGTGTGCGGGGTACTATATCCATGAACAACTGGCGGCGTGAAAAACGGATGGCTCATGTTTTGCAAATATTCGGCTGGAAGCGGTTGATATGGACCTCGAAGGTCATAATTTGGATGATTGATAGAATTTCCAAAACCTTGGAAATTTTGAAGATTTTGGGAAAGAAACGTCATATTTGGAAATGGATGTGGGTATTGATAATTTGGTGGAATTTGTGGATTTTGggaagatggattttcttgccGGTTGTTTGTAGTCaagaaatttgtaaaaaaatatcttattattttcatccatttcggatagaaaataagatttttggaacttaaaaaaatagatgGGAGAATATTAGAGAGTATAATTGAAGAGTGTAGTGAATTGGAATGAAAATATGTGCACACATTTgtgggtatttatagaaaaaaattgaaactagTCGTTAGTTAGTCGTTacaaattttttagatttttttataatttaattcaaatttaattaaatatttaaaaaaaaaaaaaattgaaaatttacaccgattataaatgaaaaaaaatttaaaaattttattacgCGTGAGGCTAAcgtgaaaaaaacaaaaaaataaaaaatattaataaaaaacgTGTGGGGGCCGCGTAGGCGGCTGCCCCACTCATTTTGTGGCgtttctaaaattaaaaaaaatagaaagaggTGTTCAAATTCTTGTGAGTGGGCATTATAATATCCATTCACAATGAAGATAATGTTCATTTAACATCTCATTGTGGGTGTCCTTagtcataataaaaaaatttcctttatTCACTACCAAGCCACGACGAGTTTTAGCCGGTTAAAAGTAAAAGCCAAAACAAAAACTTCACGTGGGAAATGAATGTAAAACCTAAATCATGGATACCCAAATGAGTGATCAACAGTTGCGGAACGAATAAAAGTTAATGAATACACACACATACCGACAGACTTAATGCTCCAACCTGTTGAATTGCACAACTGTTACTTCTGTTTCGGTGAAAACGGGTGCCGGGTAGTTGGGGTTTAGGAATCCGTATTACCGGATGAtagataaattaaatgaatttgtgattcttttttatttcaatttgtAAACGAAAAGGTCATTAAACTCCCGAAAAATATGATCacgatataaataataaaaaagtacTATAAATATTATCTTACACTATTAAATAATCTTTTCAAATAAGTCTAACGCAAATCAAACATTGCATTCCCTTTTTGTGGTTACATGTTTGGACCGAATGACCTGATTCGATTAAATGTTGAAGTCTTTCTTTACATTCTACAAGTAATTAATTAACTGGaatgatataaataatatttacgaCAGCGCAGTGACAAGTTATGATTTGAAGAACACGTGAcaactgaaatcaaataattccaTTGTCGGATACAATATGCTGGCTCCATTCCTTTGTCTTTAATGGAAAAGTTGATGTTTCTCTCTTGGAGCGACTGAGTTTTCATTTATTCCCGAAAAGAATTGAAGTTGAACCGACCATAATCATTCTGCAACTTATGCTTGTAGCCAGTAAACATTATAGTCCACTTCTCGAAAAAAAGGATTTGTTGttacaatcaaatcaaatcaaatcacatattttattatgttcCTCGGCTTGGTTGTCAAGCCCAAAGAAGCACATCTTCTTTGGCAAGACAAAAACGTCAAATTCCCCTAAATTTAAATTCCGCCAAGGTTTCTTGCAAATTGATAGAAGGCTCCCCACGGCCACAACTCAAAAGCCACCAAAAGCAAGCCATATTTGGAAGCTCTTGTCCCTCAGCAACTTCCAAAGCCATCATTGGCAAGAGTTACGAGTTTGCAACCTCTTACTCTCAAGTTCAAGCTGAACATGAACATGCCATTGAAAATAACTCTTTGCAGAACTTAAAACTCCTCTAGGAACCTAAGTGTTTATCTTACCACTTTCCGTACACGTTCATTGGCAGCAGGAGTTCCACCAGTGACAGATTCAGGAAGATAAGGGCTGCTAACTCGCACGTCATTCATCACAACTATGATCGTCTTGTCCCACCGAACAGGAAGCCTGCTTATACAACAATATTGGAAACCAATTTATTAAAAGCTTATGACACAGCACAGATCACACGGTGGATTCAGTGGTCAAAATAATATGGTACCCAAGATCAGCAACGTCTAACAACATAGATTATCCAGCACTCAACATATGAATACAGAATAGATACGGCTCGATAAACGGACAGAAATTGCATTTGAGGTTGAATGTCACTGGATATATGGGATGTCAGTGCAAGACAACAGTTTGGGTATCGAATGTTCAGTCGCACTCAAGAAGGAATATATAATTATGTTTCACTACAAACACGACTTAACATTTCACCATTTGTCCGGGCATTTGTGTATGCTTGAATGATATGGCATACCAAAACAAAACAGACCTGGAACTACAAAAGATGTCTTCGATAGTCGTCAACCCAAAGATATGATGATCATTTGGACGATCAAGGGACTAAATGACCTGAATCTTTCCATCAGATTAGTTCTGACATGATAATGACGCATGCATCAAATTAAAAGTACCCAAATTGAGACGCCCACTTGGAAAAAAATTGCGTAGTTTCAAAAATcttgaaacataaaaaaaatattaataaaggtCACACCTATATGTAGATCAAATCCAACTCCCAAAATAGAATAAAGAGAAACACTGTACCCCGGTGGTGAAATTGAACATTTAGCATGATGGAATGTGACTATCAATTGTCATGAAGCTTTTATCCAGAATGTTAACGCCAAATATTTAGAGAGTTTTATGCTTGGTAATGCAACAAGaagtgaaaatgataaaaactacgtgcaaaccaaaatcaaatttttttagaagACACCGTATCTAATATGAATTAAAAATCACACTTTTATCTGGcaaaaataaatgcataaaagAATCCATGATTAAATAGAGTAATGAGACGATACATTACGTTTTAGACAAGGCATCGAAAAGAGCTTGGGCCTCAGTTGTAACACCAACTCCTATCCTCTCAGCCTCAGCCTCTGCTTGTCTGAAATTGAATTAATCATACAATCCATAACCAGGAATTAAACCCTATAAAATCGCTAAAATAATACATACatcaaattttacaaaaaagaaAATCTCATAACTCACAAACGGGAATCTGGTAAAATTAGAGACATCACCTAAAAGCAGACTCTTCTCTAGACTGAAGAGTAGTAAGATCAAGAAAACAATTTTTAATATCAAGTGGGTCTTCGGCTTGACCCAACAAGGAGAAGTCTTTTATGTAGTTAGCTTTAAGCAGCCTTATATTCCTCTTcgacacaatcccagatttcaTCCCCTCTTGTACTAAACAGGAACAGAAGTTAAAGAATACACCAAAACAAgataagaaaaacaaaaaccaacAAAGATTGAAATGAATTGGAAGGATATGAAGGATGAGAAGATTGGAGGGGACGTCAAAGCTGACGACTTGGGCTTGAAATTCTTCTCCAAACGTGGTCTTTATTGAGAGAATACAACCAACAGCGAATTCTTCTGATTGATCCTGTTCTTCCATGGACGTATCTTGTGCTCTCATCTGCGCCTCCCGTCCAGACGACCtgtgaatttttatgttttattagtACAAGTTTGTAAATGGACCTGGACCGACTGTTTTGGGCCAAATGTTCTCTTTAACGAATTGGGTCCAAAACACGAGCCCGCTAACTGGATCACTTCCAacaacgaaaaaaaaaaacttttactTATGATTTcagtaaataatatatatatagttcatATAGTAAACCTTTGTGCTAAAACAACAAATAAATGTGAATTAATGTTCCAATTTttaatatcattaattaatttattttaaaaaataacaatattcatCATTATttctcacatatttatttaaatatattgattttgaaatagtattaaacaaaaaaatacattaatatattaatataagtaattaaggtatagtttggtacacatgataggataaatatatgatatataatataagaataagttaaagataaataagatgtatgatattatatttaacgttttgtatgattttaaaaagagttattaaatttatatattatattgtaatgacaaattaaccttatcataataaattttataatttcaaaattgttgcttgagttcatatttatttatttttttacctaattttaaatattatataatatgataattgagcgcTTGATTTTGTgcgtcaagtcaaatatcaatttttaaggttaatcgagtgatactaataattttttgagatttatacaaatcatttatataattatctcgagttcatttatataattatcatattatataatatataaaaataaataaaaatattttagtgattttaatttctacctACTAGcagatatttataaaattcatttatatatttatcatcTAGTGATACTAATTTAGAATTTGCTAACATATAGGATGTGatcatatttttaaagtttatgatttttatatattgatggCAATGAactcatttgtggtgttttttatcattaaattaaaattatcacatctcataaaaatgatattttatccttgaataaaattatttatcacgggCTCATGATATTATCACGGGTTTTCTAAAAATGTACCAAACGTAGGATGAgaaggattatttatcaatctctcCCTTATACAGTGTACCAAACTATATCTAaagtaataatttatattaaaagacaagaattcaaatatttattatttcactaaagATAAATTTATTTGAGAAACTTAAACAATGACATACAATAATAACAAACTATACATGTATTTACAactttttttgtaattcattaaatcaaataaataaatattataaataaaaataattatttaaaaagtgtTGGACCAAGCacttgtcgttttaccaaaaattattactagtggtaatggtgcaactcaaatcttttaaattgcaAGCAGcccaagcaccacggttcgatcgctctaccaagcagagataattattgcacccaaaatttttttctcaataattgcactcattgcaattaatgagaatcgaacccgtgacattggctttgataccaattgttGGACCGAGAGCTTGCTGCTctaccaaaagttataactagtggtaatgatgcaactcaaatattttaaatcgcacaGCAGCCCAAACACCACGATTCGATCACtttaccaagcagggacaattatgaTAAGAAACTATCTTAAAATTTGCTATaacatattttgaaaaaaaaaacactgacgacattattattttataataatatgctacgatacttaaaataatattagaaatcaatagtttaattaaattgtttataacatatttacaaaaaattattcaaGGTAGAAAAAAATTAACCTAAATTAATTTGAGTAAGTCTCctgttagacggtctcacgaatctataTTCATGAGACAAGTCGACTCAATCCATATCTTGAGTGAaacataataattttgacatataataatatatttctcATGAATCGGGTGGGGTAGAAGATTCATATTACAAAGTGACtaatgagacggtctcataagagttttctgaattaattttaatattttattatatttaataaaataaaaatatatatataatagatattgTATGCttatatcaatatttaaaaaaagcATTTGAGTACACATTAGGTATTCTAGattaaagaaagaaaatatgaagtgtattttaaaaaatggagtGTAAATAACATTCCCTTAAATGTTTggattgattatattatttcatttaatttcggTTACGATTTCAGGTCTTGtgttacttttatatatttctttttctatactctctaaaacatttaaaaaaatgttatttttttaataaaaaattttcaaaattttaatgaatAATGTTATCGTGAATTTTTTGTATATCGATTGTTCAtacatccatattattattattgtttaatTAGAACtttagtataatttttttaaaatgttcaaaaaataattaaaaattttaatcaaaattttttatctattaaatgttttttttaaaaaatattttatttaaaattttgataaataaataatatttgattttttttatttttttattaataacaattTCACTCCATTAATATATCGAATGcaatgataaataatttaatttgacgGTTAGTTTGTTATCCTTATTTGAATATAATCtcaaatgatataaaaaaaattatataataattaaatttatttattatatcaataatttaaaataattatttaaatNTaatatgtaattaattaaagtatgaaaattaataaaattatcgtaaaacatatcaaattattttccaaatttcagttttaaaattgaattttttgaaaatataaatttcacttttaatttcaaatttaactCTAAATaacttgaaaaaataaatagctTTCAAATATTTGACATCGGTTCCATCACATAATTTAATATCTTAGTTTCATCACACGGTTCATACCAACGAGGTTCTGATGAATATAATttgaattcaaatatatatataaggtcAGTTTTTGCCTCAAAT
This window of the Primulina huaijiensis isolate GDHJ02 chromosome 3, ASM1229523v2, whole genome shotgun sequence genome carries:
- the LOC140972677 gene encoding uncharacterized protein encodes the protein MGESTVIKCLFKFCEYVVEIFGDRYLRRTNADDVQRLLQMHDESHSFLGMLDSLDCMHWKWKNCPVAWKGQFTKRHGSPTIVLEAIASHDLWIWHAFFGVAGSRNDINMLYESPIFNNVLQGNAPEIHFTVNNTVYTKGYYLTDGIYREWATFVKAFPCPEDPKRKLFKERLESARKYVEWAFGVLQSRWAIVRGPARYWYRKKLNKSFLNCQKERYLDALWKSKNVCLKGLPEKPEEEEGKNSGMLCLLHEPRFVACVFLHGKQVSTIRALGKILSSVLFGKAVCHVGYTCDNLR
- the LOC140974528 gene encoding uncharacterized protein isoform X1 — encoded protein: MRAQDTSMEEQDQSEEFAVGCILSIKTTFGEEFQAQVVSFDVPSNLLILHILPIHFNLCWFLFFLSCFGVFFNFCSCLVQEGMKSGIVSKRNIRLLKANYIKDFSLLGQAEDPLDIKNCFLDLTTLQSREESAFRQAEAEAERIGVGVTTEAQALFDALSKTLPVRWDKTIIVVMNDVRVSSPYLPESVTGGTPAANERVRKVLELESKRLQTRNSCQ
- the LOC140974528 gene encoding uncharacterized protein isoform X2 yields the protein MRAQDTSMEEQDQSEEFAVGCILSIKTTFGEEFQAQVVSFDVPSNLLILQEGMKSGIVSKRNIRLLKANYIKDFSLLGQAEDPLDIKNCFLDLTTLQSREESAFRQAEAEAERIGVGVTTEAQALFDALSKTLPVRWDKTIIVVMNDVRVSSPYLPESVTGGTPAANERVRKVLELESKRLQTRNSCQ